The following is a genomic window from Saccopteryx bilineata isolate mSacBil1 chromosome 4, mSacBil1_pri_phased_curated, whole genome shotgun sequence.
GTTCTTGAACTCCTTCGCGCACAGAGCGCAGATGTAGGGCCCCTTACTCTTTGTCTTCTTCTCCAAGGCAGAGGCGACCGGGGCCACGGCCACCGTCGAGGCTGGGGCTACGATGGCGGTGGCTGCGGCCGCGGCGATGGTGGCCGCGGAGACAGGGGGCGCGGCCTCGGCAGCGGGCGCCGACAccggcgggggcggcggcgggggcgcAGGCGGCTGCTTCAGAGCCGCTGTGTCCACAGTGGAGGCGGCGGCCGGGGCGGGGGGCGCCGCGGcgacggcggcggcggcagcggcagcagcggcggcggcggcggcagcagccgACTCCTGGGCGGCGGCGAGAACCGGGAGCAAGTCCACCTGCAGGGGCTCGGCGGCCGGGGCCTGGGGCGTGGGCGGGGGCGCCGGCGCGGCCTGCGGAGACAAGGCACCCGGTGGGCCGCGGCCGCGGCAGGCGCCCTCTCGGCCCGCCCGGCCCTCCGAGGCCGGCCCCTACTCACCTGGAACGGACTCTGGGCGCAGCCCTGGGAGGCAAAGAAGCGGGACTGGAGCTCAGCCCCGACCTGCAGGGGGTTCTGGGCGTGACCCTGAGGTGGCGGGAAGGAGTTCATGAGGCCGCCCACCCCCCGGGAGTCCAGGCCCAGCACGGGGAAGGGGGGGGCCAGCAGCGTGCACGGAAACACGGGGAACATGGCCTCGGCCACGGCGGGGCCCCCGGGGCTCAGCGGGGGCCGGGGGCGCGGGCCGCGCGGGGCCCGGGCTCGGGGCGCCGCCCCCGGCCGGCCGGGCTGGGCCGCGCCGAACGCATGGCCCGAGGGCCGCCCGCCGCCCGCGCACCCCGGCcggcgggagggaaggagggcgcCCGGCGGGCCACGGAGCACGGCGGCGACGGTGGGGGCGGGAGGCCCCGCGGGGCCGGGGACCGGGGGCGGGGgcccgggcggcggcggcggcggcggcggttgGAGCctggcggggcggggtggggggagcgagGGAGCAGCCTCGGCccccgccgcgcgcgcgcccagcCGGCGCCTCGGGGAGGGCGGGGGAGGGCgcgaaggagggagggggacagcTGCGCGCGCACCGGGCGCGCGGAGGGGGGGTGGGACGGGAGGGAGGGCGGGCGGGAGGGGGTGTgggaaggggggggtgggggcgggggaagggggtTGTTACCTGGAAGATGAAGCTGCTCCAGTTGCCGGGATCCAtggcggagggagggagggaggtggctcGCGCTCACCCTGgggcgggaggaggaggaggaggaggaggaggaggcggcggcagtgggggagggggcacctAGGGAGGAGGCGCTCGGGGcggcgggagggggagaggaggaggagggtggggggagcggAGCACACTGCGCGCGGGGAGGGCGGGCGGGGGGCGCGAGGACACAAGAGGCTGGCGCGGGCGCGGGCGCGAGCGCGCGCGAGGCcagtgggaggggggaggtaggagagggactCTGGCGGGGGAGGGACCGGAGGAGCCGCCCAGCAGCCCGAGTCGTCCCAAGCGCGAGACCCCTGAGATGGCCGCTGATTGGCTGACGATGGTGCAGGTGGTGGGCGCGCGGGAGACAGGGCGgcttctctcccccccacttCAAAGACTTtacccccctcctcccctggccAGCGGCCGTTACTTCGCGCGCACGCGCACAACACCGCTGTCGTTGAGCGGGAGAAAAGGGGAACGCGCGCCGGGGGTACGGATGGGGCGGAGCTAAATTCAGAGCGCGCGCCCGCATAACGGTCGTAGTCCTCAAGATTTCGCGAGTTTTTGTTTCCTGTCGGCCACCGTCCTTTCCCGTTCCAAGTTTATTTACAACCATGCGCTGCTTCGTGTTTGCCCAAAGATGGCGCCCAAGGAAGTTAACAGCAGAGCTTGTGGCCCGTCCCCAGGGCAATTacggccccggccccgccccccacAGTCTAATAATCAGGCTGAGGCAACAGAGTTAAAACTGTATTTATAAAAGGAGCAGTTGTACAGGAttggagagagggggaaaaaaaaaaaggccgagTGAAGAGAGGCGCTTTCAGTTAGGAGGGGCGGCAGCGCTGGCCCGCAGCGGCGAGACCCAAGATGTTTGCCtgaaagagggaaggggacagCAGCGTTAGAGCCTGAGGACAGGGcctgggcagggagaggaggtgcTGCACCACGTGCTCACCTTCAGGAAAGACTCCAGCTGCTTCCCTGACATGACCTTCACACGTTCCAAGTCCTCCACCTGGCAGGACAACAGCTGTGGGCAAGGAGTCCAGGGGGTCCTGGCCTCTTTCCTACACCTGCCCACTCCACTACGAGGCCACCCTTCCAGGGCCATTACCTGGCTGAAGGGGCCGTGGAGCTCCCTCCAGCCCAAGATGAGCTGGGCCTTCTTTTGGCCAATGTGCTGCAAGCTGCGCAGATCCCGGGCTGAGCCTTCATTTAGCATGTCTAGTATTTTTTGGCGCCCATGGGCCAGTAGCTCTGCGCTGATCTGCAGCTCCCAGCAGTCCTCGGCCCTCTCCTTCGGTTCTGTGGCATCCAGGCTCTCCAACTAGGTGGCAGGGGGAAGTGAGCAACGAAAACAGTTTGCTGTTCAGCCCCCAGCAAGCTTTGGACTTCTCTGCCAAGGACAGGAGCCTGACAGTGGCTACCTTCCCCGCCCTCCcagcctccctttccctcctgtcaGGTGTCCAAAAACTTCCCCTTCTGGTCACCTATCTGATTCTCATTTTATCCAACCTGTGCAAGAATAGTAACAGTTGCTGTACAGATTAAACGAGTTCATGAATGTAAAGCACATAGTAAACTCTTAAATCTGgtccctcatttttaaaaaagaataagctcTCTTTCACCCCTGGGAAAACATACAGAAGATAAACGGCACCGCCCCCAACCATGCCATTTCAGTTTTTAGGTAGCTCTTCCACCTTTGTTTCATTTCACTCCAGTGTTTAGGTCTCGTTTTCCACATGAGCGCCTAAGTGTGCAGAGGGCAGGGCCCAGGCTACATACCAGGCTAGTAAGTAGGTACTGAGCATGACGGCTATGGGGAAGAAGGGAATTAATAGACACCTATTCTGCTAGAAACATGCTTATCACTGCATTCCATCTTAAATGCCCTGTGCCTGATCTCTGTAGTCAGAACATAAACAACTTGGAAGAGCTGTAAATAGCTGACATTCTGGCAGGTCATGCTGAAGCTTACTACCCCTTAATTCCAGGCACTGGGCAGAGCCTAAGCCCCCAGCTACTCTTACCTTCCTCTTGCGGCTTTTGTTCTTCAGGATATGGATGTTGTAATTTGGCGAAGCTGCCTGCTCCTGAACTGAATGAAAAGAACTG
Proteins encoded in this region:
- the MAZ gene encoding myc-associated zinc finger protein isoform X5, with the translated sequence MFPVFPCTLLAPPFPVLGLDSRGVGGLMNSFPPPQGHAQNPLQVGAELQSRFFASQGCAQSPFQAAPAPPPTPQAPAAEPLQVDLLPVLAAAQESAAAAAAAAAAAAAAAVAAAPPAPAAASTVDTAALKQPPAPPPPPPPVSAPAAEAAPPVSAATIAAAAATAIVAPASTVAVAPVASALEKKTKSKGPYICALCAKEFKNGYNLRRHEAIHTGAKAGRVPSGAMKMPTMVPLSLLSVPQLSGAGGGGGEGGAGGGAAAVAAGGVVTTTASGKRIRKNHACEMCGKAFRDVYHLNRHKLSHSDEKPYQCPVCQQRFKRKDRMSYHVRSHDGAVHKPYNCSHCGKSFSRPDHLNSHVRQVHSTERPFKCEASSSHSHFLQIKDPQGSDSFNLLLPSPHSLKL